From a region of the Coprococcus comes ATCC 27758 genome:
- a CDS encoding sodium-dependent transporter, with amino-acid sequence MDNHKKRSTFSGKLGYVLSAAGASVGLGNIWRFPYLAAKYGGGIFLLIYILLALTFGYTMIIAESAIGRMTRKSPVGAFKSFGKSKWISFGGWINAIIPVLIVPYYSVIGGWVIKYLLEYVKGNSSSLAQDGYFSEFISNGFSTEICFIIFCLITLIIIYAGVRNGIERVSKFMMPILIVLSLIISIYSVTRPGAMEGVKYFLVPNPKNFSWMSVVAAMGQMFYSLSIAMGILITFGSYMKKDISIEDSTRNVEVFDTAIAIMAGLMIIPAVFAFSGGNPDTLQAGPALMFITIPKVFENMGLGTAIGILFFLLVLFAALTSSIALTESAVSTFEDEIGWSRKKSTVLVGVIMIVLGSLSSLGYGPLAFVKIIGMQFLDFFDFLTNSVMMPIAALMTSLLVARVVGVKKIEEEIIHGENAFRRKKIFAVMIKYLCPIFVLIILISSVANAFGWISM; translated from the coding sequence ATGGATAATCATAAAAAAAGGAGTACATTTTCTGGTAAATTAGGATATGTACTGTCAGCAGCAGGAGCTTCTGTAGGTCTTGGAAATATCTGGAGGTTTCCTTATCTTGCGGCAAAATATGGCGGAGGAATTTTTCTGCTTATCTATATTCTGTTAGCCCTTACTTTCGGTTATACGATGATAATTGCTGAATCAGCAATTGGCCGTATGACAAGAAAAAGTCCGGTAGGTGCGTTCAAATCTTTCGGAAAGTCAAAATGGATTTCTTTTGGGGGATGGATTAATGCGATTATTCCGGTTCTGATTGTACCATATTATTCTGTAATTGGAGGATGGGTTATCAAGTACCTTTTGGAATATGTAAAAGGGAACAGCAGTAGTCTGGCTCAAGATGGATATTTTTCAGAGTTTATCTCAAATGGATTTTCTACAGAAATCTGTTTTATTATATTCTGTCTGATTACATTGATTATTATTTATGCAGGTGTTCGGAATGGAATTGAGCGTGTTTCAAAGTTTATGATGCCGATTTTGATCGTGCTTTCGCTGATCATTTCCATTTACTCAGTAACACGACCAGGTGCAATGGAAGGCGTGAAGTATTTTCTGGTGCCAAATCCAAAGAATTTCTCATGGATGTCTGTGGTAGCTGCTATGGGACAGATGTTTTATTCCCTATCGATCGCTATGGGAATTTTGATCACATTTGGTTCTTATATGAAGAAAGATATTTCGATTGAAGATTCTACAAGAAATGTAGAAGTATTTGATACAGCGATTGCAATTATGGCAGGACTTATGATCATCCCAGCCGTATTTGCGTTTTCAGGTGGAAATCCGGATACGTTACAGGCAGGGCCGGCACTGATGTTTATTACAATACCAAAGGTGTTTGAGAATATGGGATTGGGAACAGCAATTGGAATTCTGTTCTTTCTGCTTGTTCTTTTTGCTGCGCTGACAAGCTCAATCGCATTGACAGAGAGTGCAGTATCTACATTTGAAGATGAAATCGGCTGGAGTCGTAAAAAGTCTACTGTGCTTGTTGGTGTGATCATGATAGTATTAGGAAGTTTATCTTCACTTGGATATGGACCACTTGCATTTGTGAAAATTATTGGTATGCAGTTCTTGGATTTCTTTGATTTCCTGACTAATTCGGTAATGATGCCGATCGCGGCACTGATGACAAGTCTTTTGGTAGCTAGAGTTGTTGGGGTAAAGAAGATAGAAGAAGAGATTATTCATGGAGAAAATGCATTCCGCAGAAAGAAGATTTTTGCTGTTATGATTAAATATCTGTGTCCAATCTTTGTTCTGATTATTTTGATCAGTTCTGTGGCGAATGCATTTGGATGGATTTCCATGTAG
- a CDS encoding LysM peptidoglycan-binding domain-containing protein, which yields MRSEKRKDMYADRYHAGAKGQKHCHYAKHRKTNSIRRFVTGIAALVMVMSLSFGFGSFFSSAHDSKAEEPSGERYYKSVQLEKGDSLWSIAQRYRRTEDSIYEYMDELAEANHLSLKDRNNLQEGAYLVVSYYGDDSIY from the coding sequence ATGAGATCAGAGAAAAGAAAAGATATGTATGCAGATCGATATCATGCAGGAGCAAAAGGACAGAAGCACTGTCATTATGCAAAGCACCGTAAGACGAATTCTATCAGACGGTTTGTGACAGGGATTGCGGCTCTGGTGATGGTTATGTCACTGAGTTTTGGATTTGGAAGCTTTTTCTCCAGTGCGCACGATAGCAAAGCTGAAGAACCTTCCGGAGAGAGATATTATAAAAGTGTCCAGCTTGAAAAAGGGGATTCACTCTGGAGCATTGCGCAAAGATACAGACGAACCGAAGATTCCATATATGAATATATGGATGAGCTGGCAGAAGCAAATCATTTAAGTTTAAAAGACAGGAATAATCTCCAGGAAGGAGCCTATCTGGTTGTTTCGTATTATGGAGATGATTCTATTTATTAA
- the lexA gene encoding transcriptional repressor LexA → MSKGNISKKQEEILEYIKSQILQRGFPPAVREICDAVNLKSTSSVHSHLETLEKNGYIRRDPTKPRAIEILDDSFNLTRREMVQIPIVGHVAAGEPVLAQENIEDYYPVPTEYISSNKELFMLKVQGESMINAGILDGDYVIVEKQATAENGDMVVALIDDGATVKTFYREEGVIRLQPENDAMEPFILEDVTILGKVAAVMRFFH, encoded by the coding sequence ATGAGTAAAGGTAATATTAGCAAGAAACAGGAAGAGATACTTGAATATATTAAGTCCCAGATCCTGCAACGTGGTTTTCCACCGGCTGTACGTGAGATCTGTGATGCTGTGAATCTGAAGTCAACTTCTTCTGTACACTCTCATCTCGAGACTCTTGAAAAGAACGGATACATACGACGTGACCCAACCAAACCACGTGCAATCGAGATTCTGGATGATTCATTTAATCTCACAAGACGTGAGATGGTTCAGATTCCGATCGTAGGCCATGTAGCTGCAGGAGAACCGGTTCTTGCACAGGAGAATATTGAAGATTACTATCCTGTTCCTACTGAATATATTTCATCAAATAAAGAACTCTTTATGCTGAAAGTTCAGGGTGAAAGTATGATAAATGCCGGTATACTGGATGGAGATTATGTCATTGTGGAAAAGCAGGCAACTGCAGAGAACGGTGACATGGTTGTTGCTCTGATTGATGACGGTGCAACGGTAAAGACGTTTTACCGAGAAGAAGGTGTGATCCGTCTTCAGCCGGAGAATGATGCAATGGAACCATTTATCCTTGAAGATGTTACGATTTTAGGGAAAGTTGCTGCTGTTATGCGCTTCTTCCATTAA
- the pepV gene encoding dipeptidase PepV — translation MSYEALNSRIMEMKDEILAGIQQNMRIESVRGEAQPDAPYGPGPKAALEDALELGRKLGFKVGQADNRIGWVEYGEGKEMVGVLGHVDVVPAGDTGWTYPAYGAEIHDGILWGRGCLDDKGPIIGSIYALKAIRDLNLPIDRRIRVIFGSDEECGSSCAAYYVENGYEMPTIGFTPDADFPVIFCEKGTTGIKGGSKVYDKGHIEVEYFGGGIADNVVIPTCKLIVKGDIKVAETEGITVTHENGKTIVEAVGRSAHGSTPHLGVNAAILLLNAVKENEFGGEFQQLMEFLLKEIGTETNGESLGVHYVDEETGETTVNLGIVYYDGEETYFTLDVRYPKNADPKVVDDTLINHINSYTFDVLRKNNHKILYVPKDSELVTKLVHVYEEETGEHLEPLAIGGGTYAKKFPNMVAFGPVFPGEADVIHQPDEHVEVEKLLRALQITAAAMYELAKK, via the coding sequence ATGAGTTATGAAGCATTAAACAGCAGGATTATGGAGATGAAGGATGAAATTCTTGCTGGAATCCAACAGAACATGAGAATTGAAAGCGTGCGTGGTGAGGCACAGCCAGACGCGCCATATGGTCCGGGACCGAAGGCTGCTCTGGAAGATGCCCTTGAACTTGGCCGCAAGCTTGGCTTCAAGGTTGGGCAGGCAGACAATCGTATAGGCTGGGTAGAATATGGAGAAGGAAAAGAGATGGTAGGCGTTCTTGGTCATGTAGACGTTGTACCGGCTGGCGATACCGGTTGGACTTATCCTGCCTATGGTGCCGAGATCCACGATGGAATTCTTTGGGGAAGAGGATGTCTGGATGATAAGGGACCGATCATTGGATCAATTTACGCATTGAAGGCGATCCGTGACCTGAATCTTCCAATTGACCGTAGAATCCGTGTTATTTTTGGATCTGATGAAGAATGTGGCTCTTCATGTGCGGCGTATTACGTAGAGAACGGATATGAGATGCCGACGATCGGATTTACTCCGGATGCAGATTTTCCTGTTATTTTCTGTGAAAAAGGAACGACCGGCATCAAAGGCGGTTCTAAGGTTTATGACAAAGGTCATATCGAAGTGGAATATTTTGGTGGTGGAATTGCTGACAATGTCGTGATTCCAACTTGTAAACTGATCGTAAAAGGAGACATTAAGGTAGCAGAGACAGAGGGAATCACTGTGACGCATGAAAACGGAAAAACAATCGTTGAAGCGGTGGGAAGAAGTGCACATGGAAGTACCCCGCATCTTGGTGTAAATGCAGCAATTCTTCTTTTGAATGCAGTGAAAGAGAATGAATTTGGTGGAGAATTCCAGCAACTGATGGAATTTCTTCTGAAAGAGATCGGAACGGAGACAAATGGAGAATCACTGGGAGTACATTATGTGGATGAAGAAACTGGTGAGACAACCGTAAACCTTGGTATTGTTTATTATGATGGAGAAGAGACCTATTTTACATTAGATGTCCGTTATCCAAAAAATGCAGATCCGAAAGTTGTTGATGATACACTGATCAATCATATCAACAGTTACACATTCGATGTGCTCCGGAAAAATAACCACAAAATTCTCTATGTACCAAAAGACTCTGAACTGGTGACAAAGCTCGTTCATGTATATGAAGAAGAGACTGGCGAGCACTTGGAACCACTTGCAATCGGTGGTGGAACTTACGCAAAGAAATTCCCGAACATGGTTGCATTCGGACCGGTATTTCCAGGTGAAGCAGACGTGATCCATCAGCCAGATGAACATGTGGAAGTAGAAAAGCTTCTCCGTGCACTGCAGATTACGGCAGCAGCGATGTACGAACTTGCAAAAAAATAG
- the dtd gene encoding D-aminoacyl-tRNA deacylase, whose amino-acid sequence MKFVIQRVTHAEVAVEGEVIGKIGKGFMVLIGVAQDDTRVIADKMVKKLTGLRIFEDENGKTNLALKDVDGELLLISQFTLYANCKKGFRPSFIEAGAPDMANELYEYIIEECKKVIPVVERGDFGADMKVSLLNDGPFTIVLDSEQIC is encoded by the coding sequence ATGAAATTTGTAATTCAGAGAGTAACACATGCCGAGGTTGCGGTAGAAGGAGAAGTGATCGGAAAGATTGGAAAAGGATTTATGGTGCTGATCGGAGTGGCACAGGATGATACCAGGGTGATTGCAGACAAAATGGTAAAGAAGTTGACAGGACTTCGCATTTTTGAAGATGAGAACGGAAAGACCAATCTTGCCCTAAAGGATGTGGATGGAGAACTTCTTCTGATTTCCCAGTTTACCTTATATGCAAACTGTAAAAAAGGATTCCGCCCAAGTTTTATTGAGGCAGGTGCACCGGATATGGCAAATGAACTGTATGAATATATTATTGAAGAATGTAAGAAAGTGATCCCGGTTGTGGAAAGAGGAGACTTTGGCGCGGATATGAAGGTATCTCTTTTAAATGACGGTCCATTTACGATCGTGCTGGATTCGGAGCAGATTTGTTAA
- a CDS encoding AAA family ATPase: protein MSKTHTIITIGRQFGSGGREIGKRLADELGIEFYDKELLSRAAKDSKICKELFETHDEKPTNSFLYSLVMDTYSMGFASGSVNEMPLNHKIFLAQFDAIKKIAEEGPCVLVGRCADYALEERDDVLSVFIHADLEDRIKNVAKLNELTDNKAKDLIHKTDKRRASYYNYYTNKKWGDAESYDICINSSKFGVDGCVKAIKDFLELEASLEE from the coding sequence ATGAGTAAAACACATACAATTATAACAATAGGTCGTCAGTTTGGAAGCGGAGGACGCGAGATTGGAAAACGTCTGGCAGATGAACTGGGAATTGAGTTTTATGATAAAGAATTGTTGTCACGGGCAGCAAAGGACAGTAAGATATGCAAAGAGCTTTTTGAGACACATGATGAAAAACCGACGAACAGTTTTCTCTATTCATTGGTAATGGATACATATTCTATGGGATTTGCATCCGGTTCTGTCAATGAAATGCCACTAAATCACAAGATTTTCCTTGCGCAGTTTGATGCGATCAAAAAGATTGCGGAGGAGGGACCGTGTGTACTGGTAGGAAGATGTGCGGATTATGCACTGGAAGAGCGGGATGATGTACTAAGTGTATTCATTCATGCAGATCTGGAAGACAGGATTAAAAATGTAGCAAAGCTGAATGAACTGACAGATAACAAAGCAAAAGATCTGATACATAAGACAGATAAACGCAGGGCAAGCTATTACAATTATTATACCAACAAAAAATGGGGCGATGCCGAAAGTTATGATATTTGTATAAACAGTTCCAAGTTTGGTGTTGACGGATGTGTGAAAGCTATCAAAGATTTTCTTGAATTAGAGGCAAGCTTGGAAGAGTAA
- a CDS encoding RluA family pseudouridine synthase: MQIKEFQSEENAGERIDKFLTEKVPELSRSYIQKLIKEKNVKVNSTVIKSNYKVAKGDQIQITIPDLTEPDILPENIPLDILYEDDDILVVNKPKGMVVHPAAGHYTGTLVNAIMYHCKDRLSGINGVMRPGIVHRIDMDTTGSLLVCKNDTAHQILAEQLKEHSIKRIYHAIVHGNIKEDSGTVNAPIGRHPIDRKKMSINEKNGRNAVTHYRVLERFGDYTYIACELETGRTHQIRVHMASIHHPLLGDCVYGPAKCPWTLQGQTLHAKILGIIHPRTGKYMEFDAPLPEYFENLLKKLRKMS, encoded by the coding sequence ATGCAGATTAAAGAATTTCAGAGTGAAGAAAATGCAGGGGAGAGAATCGACAAATTTCTTACAGAGAAAGTGCCGGAGCTTTCCCGTTCTTATATTCAAAAACTGATAAAAGAAAAAAATGTAAAGGTAAATTCCACAGTAATCAAATCTAACTATAAGGTTGCAAAAGGAGATCAAATTCAGATTACGATACCGGATTTGACGGAACCGGATATCCTGCCGGAAAATATACCATTGGATATTCTCTATGAGGATGATGATATCCTGGTGGTTAATAAGCCGAAAGGTATGGTAGTGCACCCGGCAGCAGGTCATTATACCGGAACTCTGGTCAATGCGATCATGTATCATTGCAAAGACCGGCTTTCAGGAATCAACGGTGTAATGCGTCCGGGAATCGTACACCGGATCGATATGGATACTACCGGTTCTCTTCTGGTATGTAAAAATGATACCGCACACCAGATCCTTGCAGAGCAGTTAAAAGAGCACAGCATTAAGCGGATTTATCATGCGATTGTACACGGTAATATCAAAGAGGATTCCGGTACTGTGAATGCGCCGATCGGACGCCATCCGATTGACCGGAAGAAAATGAGTATCAATGAGAAAAACGGCAGAAATGCAGTGACACACTACCGGGTCCTGGAGCGGTTTGGCGATTATACTTATATTGCCTGTGAGCTTGAAACCGGTCGCACACATCAGATCCGTGTGCATATGGCAAGTATCCATCATCCGTTGCTTGGAGACTGTGTATATGGTCCGGCAAAATGTCCGTGGACACTACAGGGGCAGACACTTCATGCGAAAATTCTTGGAATTATCCATCCGAGAACCGGAAAATATATGGAATTTGATGCCCCACTTCCGGAATATTTTGAAAATTTATTGAAAAAACTACGCAAAATGTCATGA
- the lspA gene encoding signal peptidase II, protein MKNRPGLKQYIFAALGVVILVLLDQYTKLLAIAHLKDQSAFVLWNNVFELHYLENRGAAFGIFQNQRWFFVIMTVVILVIVSWFYGRTPVEKRYLPLRICMIILTAGAIGNFIDRLTRGYVVDFFYFSLIDFPIFNVADIYVTVTFIVLVLLIFFYYKDEDFSIYSRRQEQKHAD, encoded by the coding sequence ATGAAGAACAGACCAGGGTTAAAACAATATATTTTTGCAGCACTTGGAGTCGTAATCCTGGTGCTTCTGGATCAGTATACAAAGCTTCTGGCAATTGCACATTTGAAGGATCAGTCTGCATTTGTGTTGTGGAATAATGTTTTTGAATTGCATTATCTTGAAAACAGAGGAGCTGCATTTGGGATTTTTCAGAACCAGCGATGGTTCTTTGTCATCATGACCGTTGTGATCCTTGTTATTGTGAGCTGGTTTTATGGCAGAACTCCGGTAGAAAAAAGATATCTGCCACTCAGAATCTGTATGATCATTCTGACAGCCGGAGCAATCGGGAATTTTATTGACCGTCTGACCAGAGGATATGTGGTTGACTTTTTTTATTTTTCACTGATTGATTTTCCGATTTTCAATGTGGCGGATATTTATGTGACTGTGACGTTTATCGTTCTGGTTCTGCTGATCTTTTTTTATTATAAGGACGAAGATTTTTCTATTTATTCGCGCAGACAGGAGCAGAAACATGCAGATTAA
- a CDS encoding YlmH/Sll1252 family protein, with protein sequence MEKEETLLRKRLIELSNNAYQRGIIMYSDFLNLNELNILHTTPKDSFPVPYRTFGGYDPSERQMAAFLPDAFYMYMDEESIRSTYPIRILKISPLQPKFAEELSHRDYLGALLNLGITRAKTGDILIHDKEAYVFVHQELTEFLVKELTRVRHTTVRAVEVENADFKWEPKYEEIKGTVASVRLDSLLSLAFSSSRSKLTALIEAGRVYVNGKLITSNGYHVKDNDIISVRQMGRFQYEGVLSETKKGRYYVTIRKYI encoded by the coding sequence ATGGAAAAAGAAGAGACTTTACTTCGTAAACGTCTGATTGAGCTGTCTAACAATGCTTATCAGAGAGGAATCATTATGTATTCCGATTTCCTGAACCTGAATGAACTGAATATATTACATACTACGCCGAAGGATTCTTTCCCTGTTCCATACAGGACCTTTGGCGGGTATGATCCGTCAGAGCGTCAGATGGCAGCATTTCTACCTGATGCTTTTTATATGTATATGGATGAGGAAAGTATCCGCAGTACATATCCGATCCGCATTCTGAAGATCAGTCCGCTGCAGCCGAAATTTGCTGAGGAATTATCACACAGAGATTATCTGGGTGCACTTCTGAACCTTGGGATCACACGGGCAAAGACGGGAGATATTCTGATTCACGATAAGGAAGCTTATGTGTTTGTACATCAGGAACTGACGGAGTTTCTTGTAAAAGAACTGACCAGGGTACGTCATACAACCGTTCGTGCCGTAGAAGTAGAAAATGCAGATTTTAAATGGGAGCCAAAGTACGAAGAGATTAAGGGGACTGTTGCATCAGTACGCCTGGATTCCCTTCTTTCACTGGCTTTTTCTTCGTCCAGAAGTAAACTTACTGCATTGATTGAGGCTGGGCGTGTATACGTAAACGGAAAGCTGATTACCAGTAATGGATATCATGTAAAGGACAACGATATCATTTCCGTAAGACAGATGGGACGTTTTCAGTACGAAGGAGTTCTTTCCGAGACAAAAAAAGGACGTTATTATGTTACAATCCGAAAGTATATCTAA
- a CDS encoding cell division protein SepF — MGVLDKFLDVMKLNGDDDEYDDDFYDEDDDFEDESYEEEKPKKNIFGKKDKPAAYEEEEEDYQLKKSGRSNKVTPMRQPSTRRNAPAMEVCVIKPNAMDDTREITETLLAGRTVILNLEGMDLEIAQRIIDFTSGSAFAIDGNLQKISSYIFLVTPANVDISGDMQDLLNTSFDVPIQNRY; from the coding sequence ATGGGAGTATTAGATAAGTTTTTAGACGTTATGAAATTAAACGGCGACGATGATGAGTATGATGATGATTTCTACGATGAAGATGACGATTTTGAAGATGAGTCATATGAAGAAGAGAAGCCAAAAAAGAATATTTTTGGAAAGAAAGATAAACCGGCTGCTTACGAAGAAGAAGAGGAAGATTATCAGCTTAAAAAATCAGGTCGTTCAAATAAAGTCACCCCGATGCGCCAGCCTTCTACACGCAGAAATGCTCCTGCAATGGAAGTTTGTGTAATCAAACCAAACGCAATGGATGATACACGTGAGATTACAGAGACTCTTCTCGCGGGAAGAACTGTTATTTTGAATCTGGAAGGTATGGATCTTGAGATCGCGCAGAGAATTATTGATTTCACATCAGGATCTGCTTTTGCAATTGATGGTAATCTTCAGAAGATTTCAAGTTATATTTTTCTGGTAACACCGGCAAATGTTGATATTTCCGGCGATATGCAGGATCTTCTGAATACTTCGTTCGATGTGCCGATCCAGAACCGTTACTAG
- a CDS encoding YggS family pyridoxal phosphate-dependent enzyme, which translates to MITENLKDVEARVCAACERSGRKREDVTLIAVSKTKPVEMLEEAYAYGCRYFGENKVQELDEKYDIMPKDIHWQMIGHLQRNKVKYIIDKAELIHSVDSIRLAETIDKEAAKKGIVVNVLLEVNMAKEDTKFGLMPEEVMDFIHEIVRFQHIKVQGLMTIAPFVENPEENRIHFANLRKLSVDIAKEKVDNVNMSILSMGMTNDFEVAIEEGATMVRIGTAIFGERNYAHQI; encoded by the coding sequence ATGATCACAGAAAACTTAAAAGATGTGGAAGCGCGTGTATGCGCTGCATGCGAACGCTCCGGCAGAAAACGGGAGGATGTAACACTGATTGCTGTCAGCAAGACCAAACCGGTAGAAATGCTGGAAGAAGCGTATGCTTACGGTTGCCGTTATTTTGGTGAAAATAAAGTGCAGGAACTGGATGAAAAATATGACATAATGCCAAAGGATATTCACTGGCAGATGATTGGTCATCTGCAGCGCAACAAAGTAAAATATATCATCGATAAGGCAGAGTTGATCCATTCTGTTGATTCTATTCGTCTTGCGGAAACAATTGATAAAGAAGCAGCGAAAAAAGGTATTGTTGTAAATGTGCTTCTCGAAGTAAACATGGCAAAAGAAGATACAAAATTCGGTCTGATGCCAGAGGAAGTTATGGATTTTATTCATGAAATTGTCAGATTTCAACACATAAAAGTACAAGGATTGATGACAATTGCTCCGTTTGTAGAAAACCCGGAAGAAAATCGTATACATTTTGCAAACTTACGAAAATTATCTGTTGACATTGCAAAGGAAAAAGTTGATAATGTTAACATGAGTATTCTTTCAATGGGGATGACCAATGATTTTGAAGTTGCTATAGAAGAGGGAGCCACCATGGTTCGGATAGGGACAGCAATTTTTGGCGAGCGAAATTATGCTCATCAGATTTAG
- a CDS encoding HlyD family efflux transporter periplasmic adaptor subunit encodes MAGKKKNTEVVSLQKYKRKGHLNIGTILFGIIFVYLVFTVLIYFTKDRVSVYEVREGSILKDRNLTGMVLRKETVVNAEKSGYVNYFVDDAQKVALGTNIYTITSSKLETQTDQDSNEEVSLNADEWNSILLKAQGFNESYSPEEFKTASNLKSEVTAILQNNTTQSRVAQLNSILQSGNVDAFQSPDDGIVELSVDGYENLTTDNITDEMFDKANYSVTELSGNQKIDAGQPVYRLVTDEEWTVTVRLTSDLAQTFQKKMNGEDSLSVEVRFLKDNKDLWGTMRLTEKKNDIYANITFKDSMIRYADERFVNIELILEDESGLKIPKTSVTEKDCYAVPIDYITSGGASQNEGVYRQTTKKGKTTTEFIPVTIINEDTESGIAYLDTENLKKGDTLLLPESSDTMDLLKTESIKGVYNVNKGYAVFKQVQILSESDEYYIIAEGNSYSLSNYDHIALNGDSVRDNQIVSQ; translated from the coding sequence TTGGCTGGGAAAAAGAAGAATACGGAGGTTGTCAGCCTCCAGAAATATAAACGAAAAGGACATTTAAATATTGGTACGATTCTGTTTGGAATTATTTTTGTGTATCTTGTTTTTACCGTTCTGATCTATTTTACAAAAGACAGAGTGAGTGTATATGAGGTACGGGAAGGAAGCATTTTAAAAGACAGGAATCTTACCGGAATGGTTCTCAGAAAAGAAACGGTGGTAAATGCTGAAAAAAGCGGATATGTCAATTATTTTGTAGACGATGCACAGAAGGTTGCACTTGGAACCAATATTTACACCATTACGTCTTCCAAGCTCGAGACACAGACGGATCAGGACAGCAATGAAGAAGTTTCCCTGAATGCAGATGAATGGAACAGTATTCTGCTGAAGGCACAGGGATTTAATGAATCCTATTCACCGGAGGAGTTTAAGACGGCATCAAATCTGAAAAGTGAAGTAACAGCGATCTTACAGAACAATACGACACAGAGCAGGGTTGCACAGCTGAATTCTATTCTGCAGTCCGGAAATGTAGATGCATTTCAAAGCCCGGATGACGGAATCGTGGAGCTTTCGGTAGATGGCTATGAAAATCTGACGACAGATAATATCACGGATGAGATGTTTGATAAGGCAAATTACAGTGTCACAGAGCTTTCAGGCAACCAGAAGATTGATGCAGGGCAGCCGGTATATCGCCTGGTCACAGATGAAGAGTGGACGGTAACGGTACGCCTGACCTCTGATCTGGCACAAACCTTCCAGAAAAAAATGAACGGGGAAGATTCCCTTTCTGTTGAGGTCAGATTCCTGAAGGATAATAAGGACCTGTGGGGAACTATGCGACTTACGGAAAAGAAAAATGATATTTATGCCAATATTACTTTTAAGGATTCCATGATTCGGTATGCAGATGAACGGTTCGTGAATATTGAACTGATCCTGGAAGACGAGTCCGGGCTTAAGATTCCGAAAACCTCGGTAACGGAGAAAGACTGTTATGCTGTTCCGATAGATTATATCACGAGCGGCGGGGCTTCTCAGAACGAAGGTGTCTACAGGCAGACGACCAAAAAAGGAAAGACGACAACGGAATTTATTCCGGTGACGATCATTAACGAGGATACGGAATCGGGTATTGCATATCTGGATACAGAGAATCTGAAAAAAGGAGATACTCTTTTGTTGCCGGAATCTTCCGATACGATGGATCTTTTGAAAACCGAAAGCATCAAAGGAGTTTATAATGTCAATAAAGGCTATGCTGTATTCAAGCAGGTTCAGATCCTGAGTGAGAGTGATGAATACTATATTATTGCAGAAGGAAACAGCTACAGTCTATCCAATTATGATCATATTGCCCTGAATGGAGATTCTGTTCGGGATAATCAGATAGTAAGTCAATAA